From a region of the Mercurialis annua linkage group LG1-X, ddMerAnnu1.2, whole genome shotgun sequence genome:
- the LOC126665773 gene encoding type IV inositol polyphosphate 5-phosphatase 3 isoform X2 encodes MKYKQIMKSRSSKTQPERKSRAETYCCLGCSRLQLFWPRIVVRKLLNINNKEPDFSADTESDDGSDTNFDSASDTEESPVHKRESRFKVDKEEDSLVDPTNDALPILRRRKSETLRKQYIHTKELRICVGTWNVGGKLPPDDLDIDDWIDTNEPADIYVFGLQEIVPLNAGNIFGAEDGRPVPKWENIFRDTLNRIRPTRSKVKCYSDPSSPSKFMASGDMPDIEEDILFESDSDIGEEIYPLDEELNCLDEVVEEPVPVDNSCKLGIPVEKDFQRQFSSGKRLDRLNCLRTEDSAGDVEAPAGQNNGKLTRMLSSTERIGLTWPEPPLNLLSQHVLQRQASLQAMKSFKQMKSFKAMNSFKTSKIFGASNSFKSVTDDMQSGLASLAELDLEALMKRKRKSSYVRIISKQMVGVFLSIWVRRSLRKHIQNLKVSTVGVGVMGYIGNKGAVSVSMSIYQTPFCFICSHLTSGEKEGDELKRNCNVQEIHRRTQFHTLSGIGLPKGILDHERIIWLGDLNYRINLWYEKTCELISLKQWSKLAERDQLVRELRKGRAFDGWTEGVLNFPPTYKYEMNSNKYYGSDPKVGRRVPAWCDRILSYGKGMKLLKYRRTELKLSDHRPVTATYMAEAEVFSPRKLQRALTYTDAEIENEEVVEASVDVGMSHLRLDQDFYSWER; translated from the exons atgaaGTATAAACAGATCATGAAGTCTCGTTCTTCCAAGACCCAACCAGAG AGAAAAAGTAGAGCTGAAACGTATTGTTGTTTGGGTTGTTCCCGCCTGCAGCTGTTCTGGCCGAGAATTGTTGTTCGGAAATTGCTTAATATCAACAATAAAGAACCTGATTTCAGTGCTGACACTGAATCTGACGATGGCAGCGACACTAACTTTGATTCTGCTTCTGATACTGAAG AATCCCCTGTACATAAGAGAGAGTCCAGGTTTAAAGTCGATAAAGAAGAGGATTCACTTGTTGATCCCACCAATG ATGCTCTTCCAATATTAAGGAGACGAAAATCAGAAACGTTAAGGAAACAGTATATACACACCAAGGAACTCAG AATATGTGTTGGTACTTGGAATGTTGGAGGAAAACTTCCACCTGATGACCTAGATATTGATGACTGGATTGATACCAATGAACCTGCTGATATCTATGTGTTCGG TCTTCAGGAAATTGTACCATTAAATGCGGGGAACATATTTGGTGCTGAAGATGGCCGTCCGGTTCCTAAGTGGGAAAATATTTTCCGTGATACATTGAATAGAATTCGACCTACAAGATCCAAGGTTAAATGCTATAGTGATCCCTCATCTCCATCAAAGTTTATGGCATCTGGTGACATGCCAGATATCGAAGAAGATATATTATTTGAGAGTGACAGTGATATTGGAGAAGAAATTTATCCACTGGATGAAGAACTCAACTGTTTGGATGAAGTTGTCGAGGAACCTGTCCCAGTTGATAATAGTTGTAAATTAGGTATCCCTGTAGAAAAGGATTTCCAGAGACAGTTTTCTTCCGGAAAGAGATTAGATAGACTGAATTGCTTGCGGACAGAGGATTCTGCTGGAGATGTTGAAGCACCCGCAGGTCAAAACAATGGTAAATTAACCAGAATGCTTAGTAGTACTGAAAGGATTGGCTTGACCTGGCCAGAGCCGCCATTAAACTTGCTATCTCAGCACGTTTTACAGAGACAAGCTTCATTGCAAGCAATGAAGTCTTTTAAACAAATGAAGTCTTTTAAAGCAATGAATTCTTTTAAAACAAGCAAGATCTTTGGAGCAAGTAATTCTTTCAAGTCAGTCACAGATGATATGCAATCAGGATTAGCATCGCTTGCAGAACTTGATCTTGAAGCTCTTATGAAACGTAAAAGAAAATCATCATATGTACGGATAATAAGTAAGCAGATGGTAGGAGTTTTTCTCTCGATTTGGGTTCGTAGAAGCTTGCGCAAGCATATCCAGAACTTAAAAGTCTCTACTGTTGGTGTTGGTGTCATGGGCTACATTGGCAACAAG GGCGCAGTATCAGTCAGTATGTCTATATATCAGACTCCTTTCTGTTTTATATGCTCTCACCTGACATCAGGTGAAAAAGAAGGAGATGAACTTAAAAGAAATTGTAATGTGCAAGAAATACATAGAAGAACTCAATTCCATACGCTTTCTGGCATTGGTCTTCCAAAAGGCATCCTTGATCATGA AAGAATAATTTGGCTGGGTGATTTGAACTACCGAATCAACTTGTGGTATGAGAAAACATGCGAATTGATCTCTCTAAAGCAGTGGTCAAAGTTAGCAGAGAGAGATCAG CTTGTAAGAGAATTAAGAAAAGGTCGTGCATTTGATGGATGGACTGAAGGTGTACTGAACTTTCCACCAACATATAAGTATGAGATGAATTCGAACAAATATTATGGATCGGATCCAAAGGTTGGGAGGCGCGTTCCTGCATG GTGTGATCGAATTCTTTCATATGGAAAGGGAATGAAGCTCCTGAAGTACAGAAGAACAGAGCTCAAACTTTCAGATCATCGACCTGTGACAGCCACATATATGGCTGAAGCTGAAGTGTTCTCTCCGAGAAAGCTACAACGGGCACTCACGTACACAGATGCAGAGATTGAAAATGAGG
- the LOC126665773 gene encoding type IV inositol polyphosphate 5-phosphatase 3 isoform X1: MKYKQIMKSRSSKTQPERKSRAETYCCLGCSRLQLFWPRIVVRKLLNINNKEPDFSADTESDDGSDTNFDSASDTEEESPVHKRESRFKVDKEEDSLVDPTNDALPILRRRKSETLRKQYIHTKELRICVGTWNVGGKLPPDDLDIDDWIDTNEPADIYVFGLQEIVPLNAGNIFGAEDGRPVPKWENIFRDTLNRIRPTRSKVKCYSDPSSPSKFMASGDMPDIEEDILFESDSDIGEEIYPLDEELNCLDEVVEEPVPVDNSCKLGIPVEKDFQRQFSSGKRLDRLNCLRTEDSAGDVEAPAGQNNGKLTRMLSSTERIGLTWPEPPLNLLSQHVLQRQASLQAMKSFKQMKSFKAMNSFKTSKIFGASNSFKSVTDDMQSGLASLAELDLEALMKRKRKSSYVRIISKQMVGVFLSIWVRRSLRKHIQNLKVSTVGVGVMGYIGNKGAVSVSMSIYQTPFCFICSHLTSGEKEGDELKRNCNVQEIHRRTQFHTLSGIGLPKGILDHERIIWLGDLNYRINLWYEKTCELISLKQWSKLAERDQLVRELRKGRAFDGWTEGVLNFPPTYKYEMNSNKYYGSDPKVGRRVPAWCDRILSYGKGMKLLKYRRTELKLSDHRPVTATYMAEAEVFSPRKLQRALTYTDAEIENEEVVEASVDVGMSHLRLDQDFYSWER; this comes from the exons atgaaGTATAAACAGATCATGAAGTCTCGTTCTTCCAAGACCCAACCAGAG AGAAAAAGTAGAGCTGAAACGTATTGTTGTTTGGGTTGTTCCCGCCTGCAGCTGTTCTGGCCGAGAATTGTTGTTCGGAAATTGCTTAATATCAACAATAAAGAACCTGATTTCAGTGCTGACACTGAATCTGACGATGGCAGCGACACTAACTTTGATTCTGCTTCTGATACTGAAG AAGAATCCCCTGTACATAAGAGAGAGTCCAGGTTTAAAGTCGATAAAGAAGAGGATTCACTTGTTGATCCCACCAATG ATGCTCTTCCAATATTAAGGAGACGAAAATCAGAAACGTTAAGGAAACAGTATATACACACCAAGGAACTCAG AATATGTGTTGGTACTTGGAATGTTGGAGGAAAACTTCCACCTGATGACCTAGATATTGATGACTGGATTGATACCAATGAACCTGCTGATATCTATGTGTTCGG TCTTCAGGAAATTGTACCATTAAATGCGGGGAACATATTTGGTGCTGAAGATGGCCGTCCGGTTCCTAAGTGGGAAAATATTTTCCGTGATACATTGAATAGAATTCGACCTACAAGATCCAAGGTTAAATGCTATAGTGATCCCTCATCTCCATCAAAGTTTATGGCATCTGGTGACATGCCAGATATCGAAGAAGATATATTATTTGAGAGTGACAGTGATATTGGAGAAGAAATTTATCCACTGGATGAAGAACTCAACTGTTTGGATGAAGTTGTCGAGGAACCTGTCCCAGTTGATAATAGTTGTAAATTAGGTATCCCTGTAGAAAAGGATTTCCAGAGACAGTTTTCTTCCGGAAAGAGATTAGATAGACTGAATTGCTTGCGGACAGAGGATTCTGCTGGAGATGTTGAAGCACCCGCAGGTCAAAACAATGGTAAATTAACCAGAATGCTTAGTAGTACTGAAAGGATTGGCTTGACCTGGCCAGAGCCGCCATTAAACTTGCTATCTCAGCACGTTTTACAGAGACAAGCTTCATTGCAAGCAATGAAGTCTTTTAAACAAATGAAGTCTTTTAAAGCAATGAATTCTTTTAAAACAAGCAAGATCTTTGGAGCAAGTAATTCTTTCAAGTCAGTCACAGATGATATGCAATCAGGATTAGCATCGCTTGCAGAACTTGATCTTGAAGCTCTTATGAAACGTAAAAGAAAATCATCATATGTACGGATAATAAGTAAGCAGATGGTAGGAGTTTTTCTCTCGATTTGGGTTCGTAGAAGCTTGCGCAAGCATATCCAGAACTTAAAAGTCTCTACTGTTGGTGTTGGTGTCATGGGCTACATTGGCAACAAG GGCGCAGTATCAGTCAGTATGTCTATATATCAGACTCCTTTCTGTTTTATATGCTCTCACCTGACATCAGGTGAAAAAGAAGGAGATGAACTTAAAAGAAATTGTAATGTGCAAGAAATACATAGAAGAACTCAATTCCATACGCTTTCTGGCATTGGTCTTCCAAAAGGCATCCTTGATCATGA AAGAATAATTTGGCTGGGTGATTTGAACTACCGAATCAACTTGTGGTATGAGAAAACATGCGAATTGATCTCTCTAAAGCAGTGGTCAAAGTTAGCAGAGAGAGATCAG CTTGTAAGAGAATTAAGAAAAGGTCGTGCATTTGATGGATGGACTGAAGGTGTACTGAACTTTCCACCAACATATAAGTATGAGATGAATTCGAACAAATATTATGGATCGGATCCAAAGGTTGGGAGGCGCGTTCCTGCATG GTGTGATCGAATTCTTTCATATGGAAAGGGAATGAAGCTCCTGAAGTACAGAAGAACAGAGCTCAAACTTTCAGATCATCGACCTGTGACAGCCACATATATGGCTGAAGCTGAAGTGTTCTCTCCGAGAAAGCTACAACGGGCACTCACGTACACAGATGCAGAGATTGAAAATGAGG
- the LOC126665773 gene encoding type IV inositol polyphosphate 5-phosphatase 3 isoform X4 encodes MKYKQIMKSRSSKTQPELFWPRIVVRKLLNINNKEPDFSADTESDDGSDTNFDSASDTEEESPVHKRESRFKVDKEEDSLVDPTNDALPILRRRKSETLRKQYIHTKELRICVGTWNVGGKLPPDDLDIDDWIDTNEPADIYVFGLQEIVPLNAGNIFGAEDGRPVPKWENIFRDTLNRIRPTRSKVKCYSDPSSPSKFMASGDMPDIEEDILFESDSDIGEEIYPLDEELNCLDEVVEEPVPVDNSCKLGIPVEKDFQRQFSSGKRLDRLNCLRTEDSAGDVEAPAGQNNGKLTRMLSSTERIGLTWPEPPLNLLSQHVLQRQASLQAMKSFKQMKSFKAMNSFKTSKIFGASNSFKSVTDDMQSGLASLAELDLEALMKRKRKSSYVRIISKQMVGVFLSIWVRRSLRKHIQNLKVSTVGVGVMGYIGNKGAVSVSMSIYQTPFCFICSHLTSGEKEGDELKRNCNVQEIHRRTQFHTLSGIGLPKGILDHERIIWLGDLNYRINLWYEKTCELISLKQWSKLAERDQLVRELRKGRAFDGWTEGVLNFPPTYKYEMNSNKYYGSDPKVGRRVPAWCDRILSYGKGMKLLKYRRTELKLSDHRPVTATYMAEAEVFSPRKLQRALTYTDAEIENEEVVEASVDVGMSHLRLDQDFYSWER; translated from the exons atgaaGTATAAACAGATCATGAAGTCTCGTTCTTCCAAGACCCAACCAGAG CTGTTCTGGCCGAGAATTGTTGTTCGGAAATTGCTTAATATCAACAATAAAGAACCTGATTTCAGTGCTGACACTGAATCTGACGATGGCAGCGACACTAACTTTGATTCTGCTTCTGATACTGAAG AAGAATCCCCTGTACATAAGAGAGAGTCCAGGTTTAAAGTCGATAAAGAAGAGGATTCACTTGTTGATCCCACCAATG ATGCTCTTCCAATATTAAGGAGACGAAAATCAGAAACGTTAAGGAAACAGTATATACACACCAAGGAACTCAG AATATGTGTTGGTACTTGGAATGTTGGAGGAAAACTTCCACCTGATGACCTAGATATTGATGACTGGATTGATACCAATGAACCTGCTGATATCTATGTGTTCGG TCTTCAGGAAATTGTACCATTAAATGCGGGGAACATATTTGGTGCTGAAGATGGCCGTCCGGTTCCTAAGTGGGAAAATATTTTCCGTGATACATTGAATAGAATTCGACCTACAAGATCCAAGGTTAAATGCTATAGTGATCCCTCATCTCCATCAAAGTTTATGGCATCTGGTGACATGCCAGATATCGAAGAAGATATATTATTTGAGAGTGACAGTGATATTGGAGAAGAAATTTATCCACTGGATGAAGAACTCAACTGTTTGGATGAAGTTGTCGAGGAACCTGTCCCAGTTGATAATAGTTGTAAATTAGGTATCCCTGTAGAAAAGGATTTCCAGAGACAGTTTTCTTCCGGAAAGAGATTAGATAGACTGAATTGCTTGCGGACAGAGGATTCTGCTGGAGATGTTGAAGCACCCGCAGGTCAAAACAATGGTAAATTAACCAGAATGCTTAGTAGTACTGAAAGGATTGGCTTGACCTGGCCAGAGCCGCCATTAAACTTGCTATCTCAGCACGTTTTACAGAGACAAGCTTCATTGCAAGCAATGAAGTCTTTTAAACAAATGAAGTCTTTTAAAGCAATGAATTCTTTTAAAACAAGCAAGATCTTTGGAGCAAGTAATTCTTTCAAGTCAGTCACAGATGATATGCAATCAGGATTAGCATCGCTTGCAGAACTTGATCTTGAAGCTCTTATGAAACGTAAAAGAAAATCATCATATGTACGGATAATAAGTAAGCAGATGGTAGGAGTTTTTCTCTCGATTTGGGTTCGTAGAAGCTTGCGCAAGCATATCCAGAACTTAAAAGTCTCTACTGTTGGTGTTGGTGTCATGGGCTACATTGGCAACAAG GGCGCAGTATCAGTCAGTATGTCTATATATCAGACTCCTTTCTGTTTTATATGCTCTCACCTGACATCAGGTGAAAAAGAAGGAGATGAACTTAAAAGAAATTGTAATGTGCAAGAAATACATAGAAGAACTCAATTCCATACGCTTTCTGGCATTGGTCTTCCAAAAGGCATCCTTGATCATGA AAGAATAATTTGGCTGGGTGATTTGAACTACCGAATCAACTTGTGGTATGAGAAAACATGCGAATTGATCTCTCTAAAGCAGTGGTCAAAGTTAGCAGAGAGAGATCAG CTTGTAAGAGAATTAAGAAAAGGTCGTGCATTTGATGGATGGACTGAAGGTGTACTGAACTTTCCACCAACATATAAGTATGAGATGAATTCGAACAAATATTATGGATCGGATCCAAAGGTTGGGAGGCGCGTTCCTGCATG GTGTGATCGAATTCTTTCATATGGAAAGGGAATGAAGCTCCTGAAGTACAGAAGAACAGAGCTCAAACTTTCAGATCATCGACCTGTGACAGCCACATATATGGCTGAAGCTGAAGTGTTCTCTCCGAGAAAGCTACAACGGGCACTCACGTACACAGATGCAGAGATTGAAAATGAGG
- the LOC126665773 gene encoding type IV inositol polyphosphate 5-phosphatase 3 isoform X5, giving the protein MKSRSSKTQPELFWPRIVVRKLLNINNKEPDFSADTESDDGSDTNFDSASDTEEESPVHKRESRFKVDKEEDSLVDPTNDALPILRRRKSETLRKQYIHTKELRICVGTWNVGGKLPPDDLDIDDWIDTNEPADIYVFGLQEIVPLNAGNIFGAEDGRPVPKWENIFRDTLNRIRPTRSKVKCYSDPSSPSKFMASGDMPDIEEDILFESDSDIGEEIYPLDEELNCLDEVVEEPVPVDNSCKLGIPVEKDFQRQFSSGKRLDRLNCLRTEDSAGDVEAPAGQNNGKLTRMLSSTERIGLTWPEPPLNLLSQHVLQRQASLQAMKSFKQMKSFKAMNSFKTSKIFGASNSFKSVTDDMQSGLASLAELDLEALMKRKRKSSYVRIISKQMVGVFLSIWVRRSLRKHIQNLKVSTVGVGVMGYIGNKGAVSVSMSIYQTPFCFICSHLTSGEKEGDELKRNCNVQEIHRRTQFHTLSGIGLPKGILDHERIIWLGDLNYRINLWYEKTCELISLKQWSKLAERDQLVRELRKGRAFDGWTEGVLNFPPTYKYEMNSNKYYGSDPKVGRRVPAWCDRILSYGKGMKLLKYRRTELKLSDHRPVTATYMAEAEVFSPRKLQRALTYTDAEIENEEVVEASVDVGMSHLRLDQDFYSWER; this is encoded by the exons ATGAAGTCTCGTTCTTCCAAGACCCAACCAGAG CTGTTCTGGCCGAGAATTGTTGTTCGGAAATTGCTTAATATCAACAATAAAGAACCTGATTTCAGTGCTGACACTGAATCTGACGATGGCAGCGACACTAACTTTGATTCTGCTTCTGATACTGAAG AAGAATCCCCTGTACATAAGAGAGAGTCCAGGTTTAAAGTCGATAAAGAAGAGGATTCACTTGTTGATCCCACCAATG ATGCTCTTCCAATATTAAGGAGACGAAAATCAGAAACGTTAAGGAAACAGTATATACACACCAAGGAACTCAG AATATGTGTTGGTACTTGGAATGTTGGAGGAAAACTTCCACCTGATGACCTAGATATTGATGACTGGATTGATACCAATGAACCTGCTGATATCTATGTGTTCGG TCTTCAGGAAATTGTACCATTAAATGCGGGGAACATATTTGGTGCTGAAGATGGCCGTCCGGTTCCTAAGTGGGAAAATATTTTCCGTGATACATTGAATAGAATTCGACCTACAAGATCCAAGGTTAAATGCTATAGTGATCCCTCATCTCCATCAAAGTTTATGGCATCTGGTGACATGCCAGATATCGAAGAAGATATATTATTTGAGAGTGACAGTGATATTGGAGAAGAAATTTATCCACTGGATGAAGAACTCAACTGTTTGGATGAAGTTGTCGAGGAACCTGTCCCAGTTGATAATAGTTGTAAATTAGGTATCCCTGTAGAAAAGGATTTCCAGAGACAGTTTTCTTCCGGAAAGAGATTAGATAGACTGAATTGCTTGCGGACAGAGGATTCTGCTGGAGATGTTGAAGCACCCGCAGGTCAAAACAATGGTAAATTAACCAGAATGCTTAGTAGTACTGAAAGGATTGGCTTGACCTGGCCAGAGCCGCCATTAAACTTGCTATCTCAGCACGTTTTACAGAGACAAGCTTCATTGCAAGCAATGAAGTCTTTTAAACAAATGAAGTCTTTTAAAGCAATGAATTCTTTTAAAACAAGCAAGATCTTTGGAGCAAGTAATTCTTTCAAGTCAGTCACAGATGATATGCAATCAGGATTAGCATCGCTTGCAGAACTTGATCTTGAAGCTCTTATGAAACGTAAAAGAAAATCATCATATGTACGGATAATAAGTAAGCAGATGGTAGGAGTTTTTCTCTCGATTTGGGTTCGTAGAAGCTTGCGCAAGCATATCCAGAACTTAAAAGTCTCTACTGTTGGTGTTGGTGTCATGGGCTACATTGGCAACAAG GGCGCAGTATCAGTCAGTATGTCTATATATCAGACTCCTTTCTGTTTTATATGCTCTCACCTGACATCAGGTGAAAAAGAAGGAGATGAACTTAAAAGAAATTGTAATGTGCAAGAAATACATAGAAGAACTCAATTCCATACGCTTTCTGGCATTGGTCTTCCAAAAGGCATCCTTGATCATGA AAGAATAATTTGGCTGGGTGATTTGAACTACCGAATCAACTTGTGGTATGAGAAAACATGCGAATTGATCTCTCTAAAGCAGTGGTCAAAGTTAGCAGAGAGAGATCAG CTTGTAAGAGAATTAAGAAAAGGTCGTGCATTTGATGGATGGACTGAAGGTGTACTGAACTTTCCACCAACATATAAGTATGAGATGAATTCGAACAAATATTATGGATCGGATCCAAAGGTTGGGAGGCGCGTTCCTGCATG GTGTGATCGAATTCTTTCATATGGAAAGGGAATGAAGCTCCTGAAGTACAGAAGAACAGAGCTCAAACTTTCAGATCATCGACCTGTGACAGCCACATATATGGCTGAAGCTGAAGTGTTCTCTCCGAGAAAGCTACAACGGGCACTCACGTACACAGATGCAGAGATTGAAAATGAGG
- the LOC126665773 gene encoding type IV inositol polyphosphate 5-phosphatase 3 isoform X3: MKSRSSKTQPERKSRAETYCCLGCSRLQLFWPRIVVRKLLNINNKEPDFSADTESDDGSDTNFDSASDTEEESPVHKRESRFKVDKEEDSLVDPTNDALPILRRRKSETLRKQYIHTKELRICVGTWNVGGKLPPDDLDIDDWIDTNEPADIYVFGLQEIVPLNAGNIFGAEDGRPVPKWENIFRDTLNRIRPTRSKVKCYSDPSSPSKFMASGDMPDIEEDILFESDSDIGEEIYPLDEELNCLDEVVEEPVPVDNSCKLGIPVEKDFQRQFSSGKRLDRLNCLRTEDSAGDVEAPAGQNNGKLTRMLSSTERIGLTWPEPPLNLLSQHVLQRQASLQAMKSFKQMKSFKAMNSFKTSKIFGASNSFKSVTDDMQSGLASLAELDLEALMKRKRKSSYVRIISKQMVGVFLSIWVRRSLRKHIQNLKVSTVGVGVMGYIGNKGAVSVSMSIYQTPFCFICSHLTSGEKEGDELKRNCNVQEIHRRTQFHTLSGIGLPKGILDHERIIWLGDLNYRINLWYEKTCELISLKQWSKLAERDQLVRELRKGRAFDGWTEGVLNFPPTYKYEMNSNKYYGSDPKVGRRVPAWCDRILSYGKGMKLLKYRRTELKLSDHRPVTATYMAEAEVFSPRKLQRALTYTDAEIENEEVVEASVDVGMSHLRLDQDFYSWER, translated from the exons ATGAAGTCTCGTTCTTCCAAGACCCAACCAGAG AGAAAAAGTAGAGCTGAAACGTATTGTTGTTTGGGTTGTTCCCGCCTGCAGCTGTTCTGGCCGAGAATTGTTGTTCGGAAATTGCTTAATATCAACAATAAAGAACCTGATTTCAGTGCTGACACTGAATCTGACGATGGCAGCGACACTAACTTTGATTCTGCTTCTGATACTGAAG AAGAATCCCCTGTACATAAGAGAGAGTCCAGGTTTAAAGTCGATAAAGAAGAGGATTCACTTGTTGATCCCACCAATG ATGCTCTTCCAATATTAAGGAGACGAAAATCAGAAACGTTAAGGAAACAGTATATACACACCAAGGAACTCAG AATATGTGTTGGTACTTGGAATGTTGGAGGAAAACTTCCACCTGATGACCTAGATATTGATGACTGGATTGATACCAATGAACCTGCTGATATCTATGTGTTCGG TCTTCAGGAAATTGTACCATTAAATGCGGGGAACATATTTGGTGCTGAAGATGGCCGTCCGGTTCCTAAGTGGGAAAATATTTTCCGTGATACATTGAATAGAATTCGACCTACAAGATCCAAGGTTAAATGCTATAGTGATCCCTCATCTCCATCAAAGTTTATGGCATCTGGTGACATGCCAGATATCGAAGAAGATATATTATTTGAGAGTGACAGTGATATTGGAGAAGAAATTTATCCACTGGATGAAGAACTCAACTGTTTGGATGAAGTTGTCGAGGAACCTGTCCCAGTTGATAATAGTTGTAAATTAGGTATCCCTGTAGAAAAGGATTTCCAGAGACAGTTTTCTTCCGGAAAGAGATTAGATAGACTGAATTGCTTGCGGACAGAGGATTCTGCTGGAGATGTTGAAGCACCCGCAGGTCAAAACAATGGTAAATTAACCAGAATGCTTAGTAGTACTGAAAGGATTGGCTTGACCTGGCCAGAGCCGCCATTAAACTTGCTATCTCAGCACGTTTTACAGAGACAAGCTTCATTGCAAGCAATGAAGTCTTTTAAACAAATGAAGTCTTTTAAAGCAATGAATTCTTTTAAAACAAGCAAGATCTTTGGAGCAAGTAATTCTTTCAAGTCAGTCACAGATGATATGCAATCAGGATTAGCATCGCTTGCAGAACTTGATCTTGAAGCTCTTATGAAACGTAAAAGAAAATCATCATATGTACGGATAATAAGTAAGCAGATGGTAGGAGTTTTTCTCTCGATTTGGGTTCGTAGAAGCTTGCGCAAGCATATCCAGAACTTAAAAGTCTCTACTGTTGGTGTTGGTGTCATGGGCTACATTGGCAACAAG GGCGCAGTATCAGTCAGTATGTCTATATATCAGACTCCTTTCTGTTTTATATGCTCTCACCTGACATCAGGTGAAAAAGAAGGAGATGAACTTAAAAGAAATTGTAATGTGCAAGAAATACATAGAAGAACTCAATTCCATACGCTTTCTGGCATTGGTCTTCCAAAAGGCATCCTTGATCATGA AAGAATAATTTGGCTGGGTGATTTGAACTACCGAATCAACTTGTGGTATGAGAAAACATGCGAATTGATCTCTCTAAAGCAGTGGTCAAAGTTAGCAGAGAGAGATCAG CTTGTAAGAGAATTAAGAAAAGGTCGTGCATTTGATGGATGGACTGAAGGTGTACTGAACTTTCCACCAACATATAAGTATGAGATGAATTCGAACAAATATTATGGATCGGATCCAAAGGTTGGGAGGCGCGTTCCTGCATG GTGTGATCGAATTCTTTCATATGGAAAGGGAATGAAGCTCCTGAAGTACAGAAGAACAGAGCTCAAACTTTCAGATCATCGACCTGTGACAGCCACATATATGGCTGAAGCTGAAGTGTTCTCTCCGAGAAAGCTACAACGGGCACTCACGTACACAGATGCAGAGATTGAAAATGAGG